In Gossypium raimondii isolate GPD5lz chromosome 12, ASM2569854v1, whole genome shotgun sequence, a single window of DNA contains:
- the LOC128035448 gene encoding uncharacterized protein LOC128035448: protein MEVRAVEKGPSVRTKGQVKPELIGPYRVLKRVRPVSYQLDIPPELDRIHDVFHVSMLRRYRSDPSHIAIVDEIELRLDLTFEEEPFHILERDVQVLRKKTVPLVKVLWQNHGTEEAM from the exons ATGGAAGTGAGAGCGG TGGAAAAAGGTCCTTCAGTTCGGACGAAAGGGCAAGTTAAGCCTGAGCTTATTGGGCCTTACCGTGTCTTAAAGCGTGTCAGACCTGTTTCATACCAATTAGATATACCACCGGAGCTGGATCGaattcatgatgtgtttcatgtcTCGATGCTGAGACGGTATCGGTCGGATCCGTCACATATTGCTATTGTCGATGAGATCGAACTGCGACTGGATTTAACATTCGAAGAAGAACCTTTCCATATCTTGGAACGTGATGTTCAGGTGCTCAGAAAGAAAACTGTtcctttagtaaaagttctatGGCAGAATCATGGTACTGAGGAAGCCATGTAG